ATATCACTTTCGGCATAAACGATTTCCGTCGGCAACTCTGCAGATAATCTCTCTCGACTGACCGCAGTAAAATCCAACTTCGTCATGTAGTCTTCAATACCATTGGTGATCAGTGTGACCTCCATCATGTTCTGTTCTTGATCGTATGCCCATTCCTTAATAGTGAAATTCCCATTTGCTTTTAAATCAAATTCTTCGTTCAATGCCGTTTGATTGAGCGGAATGTCTCCTGCCATAAAGAGCTTCGAGGTTCCGAAAAACCCGAAGCCAATAATGAAAAGAAAAGCCAGTGTGATGTACAGCGTTGATATGTTGAGCTTCAGGTTTTTCTTTTTCTTTTTCGCCATCTAAATCCCTCCGTATTCATTTTCAAGTGGTTCAATTCGATCTACCTTTAATTGATTTCCTTCTACTATGAAAAAGAGTTTTGCATACAATTCATGGTCTTCTTCATAACTCGACGATGCTATTTTTTCGTTATACGTGTAATGAACGATTGCCTCATCTTCACTTTCGAAGTCAGTAAATACGTTGATTTTTTTGATATCGATTACTATGTCTTGAAGGTTTTCGTCTTCCCCATCTGATGGATATAACGTTTCATAGAGAGTTTCAGTCATGTAGTTTTTTGCCATTTTTTTTCGAGTGGTATAGGTTTCTGAATCACTTTCAAAGGCGTATTCAATAAAGCGTTTGGATGCGTTTACGATTTCGGCAGCATCTTGATCGCCTTCAATATTCATTGGAACTTCTTCTGATTCTGTTTCATCATCCGATTCTTCCTGCTGCTTTAGTTGGTCTTTTAAAGAGTTAATTTGTTCTTCTTTTTCTAGTAACTCACTAGTCATTGTTTGGCTACTTGGTTCTTCTTGGTTACTCGTAGCCTCTTCTTTTGTGAAGGTATAAACATTAGCTGCTAATGAGATTAGTAGAATAAAAGAGACGAGAAAAAGAATGTGTTTCACCGAAAAATTCATACGCGCGCCTCCTAAAATAGATAACTAGTGGGATCTAAATAACCGCCCCATTGTTGTGTTTTGATTTCAAAGTGCAAGTGAGGACCCGTGGAACGTCCGCTGTTCCCGCACATCCCAATAGGTTGTCCGCTCTTTACAGTGGCTCCATTACTAATTTGTATTTTGGATAGGTGAGCATAGGTTGTGAATACGGTAGCTTCATGTTGAATGGTAATAAAATTCCCATAGCCAGGCGCTCCGCTCGAGGTGCCGGCATAAACAATTGTTCCATCGAAAGCGGCATTGATGGAGATACTAGCATCACATTTCAAATCAAGTCCGTCGTGGTGATCGAGTCCACCGCCAATATTCCGGTAGCCATATCTAGAGTTAATGGCCAAGTCTCTATCCACAGGAGATGAGAGTCCTTCTGTCAGTTTCATAGAGTTTCCTCCGACAGCGGACGGGAGGTACTTCAACACTGCATCGACATATTCAATATCTCCGTAACAGGCATGATGCTCGATAGCGGAAGGACGATGGCATTTATAAATGCCTGTATGTGCTAGCTTTTTATACTGCAATTGTGAAAAAGAAATGGCGAGTTCCTTTGTGTAAGAACCGCCATTCGCTAACACGTAATCAATAAACCCACTCCCAAAATTGTAGCTTTGCAACGTCAGTTTGATGTCCTTTCCTGCGCGTTCAAATACTGAAACAAAATGCTTCACCCCGTATTGAATACTTTCGTCCGGATTTGTAATGCAGCCAATAGAACCGCATTTCGATTCGCTGGCTTGCATGGGATCGTTTCCTTTCCCACCGGATTCCTGCATCATCAGTGCCAATAGCAATTCGGTCTGTCCTTCCATATCGTACTTGGCAAGCTCGTTTGAAATGGCGTCACGGTATTGGGTGACCTCTGGCGAAACGGATGCTGGACCGGTGCCGACACCGATGCCATTTCCCGAAGAACCATCATCTGGACTGGAGAACATTGAGAAGATCCCTGCTGTAAAAATCAAGATGATTACGATGGCCAGAGCAGAACCGGCAACGATTAGCTTAGTTTCCATGCCAATTGGGTTGTACTTGAGCAAAGCGAGTTTGAGAGCGGTCTTAGCAAGTTGTGCCTTCGAACGCGGTTGCGCCATGCTATGCACCTCCTCCAAATATAGCGAGTTCCTGTTTTGATACATCGACTGAAAAGACAATGTTTTCGTCTCCTGAGATAGAAAGAACGACCTTCCCTGTTTCAAGATGTGGGATGACACGCGTCTCTGATTCCGTTAACTGCCCTTTGAATACGTTCTGGATAGCCGATAAGGATTGAGCGTCCTGTTGACCGATAAATTTGTATTGCGTCAAGTCGAACAAGGCTTTGACGTTTTCAGCGTATTCGTTGTTGGAACCATCTGGAACGAAGTCAGAAATAAGATGTGAAGCGAAAAAGAGACCGCCAAAATACTTTCGAGCCTCGCGCATGAACTTGTTTAAATACAACACAGCCGGCTGTGAAACTTCTCGCGTGTTGATCAAGTGATGCCCTTCATCAATTAGAACTAAGAATTTCGAAGCATCTTCGAAAGCCAGTGCTCCTTTGTTGTACGCATTGAATTGCGGCGCCCCTTCTGAAATCATGCTGTCCCACAACATATTCAGAATGCTAAAGATTTGTGCCTGGTAGATTTCCGGTTTTAAGTTGGTTAAATTCCGCAAGGGGAACGATACAATGCCTTCCTCATTAAAACTCTCAATAGAAGAAGTGCCATCGAAGATGCTGCCGTAGTTGTCGACCAAGTTCGTTAGGGACAACTCAATGTTCGATAGACGCAGCTCCCGCTCTTGTGCTAAATGTTCATGCCGTATTTGCTGGCCAAAGTCTTTGTACAGTTCCGCTCTCACTAGAGCAAGAAGGTCTGAAAATGTCGGGTATTCACTCGCTTTGAACTTGGTGATTGGAATGATTTCATCCGGATCTCTGGACCACAATTTCCGTTCAACGTACAGTTTACGAAGCAGAATTTCAAACTCCGTACTCTCGGTCGCATTGGCCTGCGGATTGATGAAGTTGTAGAAGACGCTCATTTTCGATAGGTGCTGCGTAAAGGACTGCATTTCGTTTGTGGAGCCGTCTTCCTCATTCGTTACCGTTTTGAATACTTGGAGCGGGTTAATGATGCCGCGAGAACCATCTAGCGCAATCTCTTTGCCGCCCATCTCTTCTACCAGGCTTCTGAACTCACCGGTCACGTCCAGAATGCGGACTTTGTTGCCTTTGCTGGCTTGATCCATCACCGTCTTCTTTAGCAGCGTAGATTTACCGGAGCCCATCTTTCCGACCATCAACGCGTTATAGGACTTCCGGTTTTTATCTTTGTGGAACAGGTCAAAGACCACGCTGCCGTTTGTTTCCGTCGTCCCATAATAGGTGCCATGCTCGTCCGTTAAGCTGGTGTAATGAAAGGGATAACCACCGGCAACCGATAAAGCTTGAATCTCCTTCCCTTTCCGCTTGTTGATGAATTGCAATTGATTATCGTAGCTGGCAAAGATACCGGACCACAAATAATCCTGCTCATTCAGCAAAACTGAGCCCCGGAAGTTCAAGCTTTCCAACTCATCCAATACCTGACGCACGCGCTGCTCCAGCTCCTCAAACGTCTTGGCTTTCACATACGCCCGGAGATGGATTCGCTTCATGATTTCGCCTTTGGTGATTTGCTTGTAGACGCCATCAAGTTCTTCGTAACTGGCTTTGGCATCGATACGATCCACATTGTCTTTCGCTGTTTGGTAGCGGGTATTCTGTTCGGCCATGGATTTGTTGATGGATTCAATGATTTCTTTTTTGTCCGCTGTGGCCACGTCCAGCGTGACGACTGCGTGTTCAATCCGCATCAATTCTTCCAGCCAGAAGTCACTGACCAGCGATTGGTACTTGTAGACATGAATGCAAGAGATATAGCCGTCTCCTGTCTTCACGTAGCCACTCTCGAATTTGATGCCGCCTTGTGGTTGAATCTTTGAAAGCAGGTAGGGATTGAATCCTCTTTCCGCTTTCACCTCATTATCATTTTTCGGTTTCAGTAATGCGCTTAAAACATTCAACATGTCGTGTCCTCCTAGACTTCGGATAGTGGTTTAGAATTTAAGTTCGCTAACTGATACAGGATGCTCAGTTTCTTTTCCAGCGATAATTCACGGAGCGGGTTGCTGCGTGCCATCAATTTTCGTGCATGAACTTTGTTCTCCAGCATGGTTTTCAAATCATTGCTGTAGATGAACAGGAAGAATTCGCGGTCTGTGCGGTTGTTTTCTAGAAACTCCAGGTCTTTCAATTTCTTTTCCAAGTGTGGCAGGTAATAGGGATTCTGATTCCGTCGAATATCGCGCATGACGTGCCGTTTTGGAATCTCCAGATTGACCGGCGTATTGAGCGGGACCACTTTAACGGATGGCAAGTAGGCTTGAAAAAAGTGAGCCAGCGAATAGATATCGTTGTCTTTATCTGTTTCATTCAATGAATAGATATCCTTACTGGTGATTTGAAGGATCTCCATGAATTCACCATTCCGCATTTCAAAGAATTCGGAATCGGTGATGTCGACGATGGGTGCAATATCCGCAAAAGAGGACAGGACTTTCTTTTTCGTGTTGTGCGCTTTCCGGTCCGCGGCAATGTCCCGCTCATCTAGCAGGGCAGTCCGGCTTTTGGATTTCGCACGTCTCTTTGTTTCTTCAAATAGGGCCATCTTTATTCCTCCTCCTCGTAATCAATTGCGCTATACGTGTCTTTTTTTCGGACCATTGCGTACAGAATCGCTTGATTCATTCGTTTCTGCGGATTCGTAGTAGGGCGGATGATCAGAAAGAGCCCGAACAAAACCAGAAATCCGGTAAACGGCCAGACCAGCGATGAATGAACGAACGGCAAAGCAATCATCCGGAAAACAATCAAGCCAATGATGAGAAACAGATCGAACAGGTACAGTGCTTTGTTGATTTTCAATTCCGTCGTGATTTCATTCGGAATTTGGTAGATTCTCATGGATATCAGCTCCTTTAGGAACGAAAAAAGAGACAGCTGCAAGCAGTTATCTCCCTCGCCGGTAATTCTTGATGCGGTCTATTGTGTTCGAACTTTCTTGGTTCAAATGATGCGTATGTGGCCTGCGCATATCGTTCACGTTTGTTTGGTCCGTTTGTTGCGTATGCTGCGGATGATTCCGGTTAACCATTGTTTCATTCACGATGTTTTCGCGGGAAGCACTGTCTTGATTAATCGTCCGGTTAGATCCGCTGCTTGATGTGGATGAAGCACCTGGCGCAGCAGGTGTATCGGAATGGAATTCGCCCCCACCAGAAGCGCCGCTCGTATTCGAGGTCACGTTTCTGGTGCCTTGTGTCGTGTTGCCTTGTGTTTCGTTCACCCTGACGTTTTCATCAATCGTTTGATCACCGCCAGAGCAGTTGATGGTAGTGGTGCTTTGTTGACGCGCAGAAGGACCACTGCTGGTTTTAGTGCGGTTTGGTCCTACCGTTGACGCTGGAGCCGTTGCAGAGTTGCTTGGATTCGGACTTGCTGTCATACGCGGACCAGAAGTGGAACTTCCTGCTGAGCTGTCACG
This window of the Planococcus versutus genome carries:
- a CDS encoding lysozyme family protein; this encodes MAQPRSKAQLAKTALKLALLKYNPIGMETKLIVAGSALAIVIILIFTAGIFSMFSSPDDGSSGNGIGVGTGPASVSPEVTQYRDAISNELAKYDMEGQTELLLALMMQESGGKGNDPMQASESKCGSIGCITNPDESIQYGVKHFVSVFERAGKDIKLTLQSYNFGSGFIDYVLANGGSYTKELAISFSQLQYKKLAHTGIYKCHRPSAIEHHACYGDIEYVDAVLKYLPSAVGGNSMKLTEGLSSPVDRDLAINSRYGYRNIGGGLDHHDGLDLKCDASISINAAFDGTIVYAGTSSGAPGYGNFITIQHEATVFTTYAHLSKIQISNGATVKSGQPIGMCGNSGRSTGPHLHFEIKTQQWGGYLDPTSYLF
- a CDS encoding VirB4 family type IV secretion system protein yields the protein MLNVLSALLKPKNDNEVKAERGFNPYLLSKIQPQGGIKFESGYVKTGDGYISCIHVYKYQSLVSDFWLEELMRIEHAVVTLDVATADKKEIIESINKSMAEQNTRYQTAKDNVDRIDAKASYEELDGVYKQITKGEIMKRIHLRAYVKAKTFEELEQRVRQVLDELESLNFRGSVLLNEQDYLWSGIFASYDNQLQFINKRKGKEIQALSVAGGYPFHYTSLTDEHGTYYGTTETNGSVVFDLFHKDKNRKSYNALMVGKMGSGKSTLLKKTVMDQASKGNKVRILDVTGEFRSLVEEMGGKEIALDGSRGIINPLQVFKTVTNEEDGSTNEMQSFTQHLSKMSVFYNFINPQANATESTEFEILLRKLYVERKLWSRDPDEIIPITKFKASEYPTFSDLLALVRAELYKDFGQQIRHEHLAQERELRLSNIELSLTNLVDNYGSIFDGTSSIESFNEEGIVSFPLRNLTNLKPEIYQAQIFSILNMLWDSMISEGAPQFNAYNKGALAFEDASKFLVLIDEGHHLINTREVSQPAVLYLNKFMREARKYFGGLFFASHLISDFVPDGSNNEYAENVKALFDLTQYKFIGQQDAQSLSAIQNVFKGQLTESETRVIPHLETGKVVLSISGDENIVFSVDVSKQELAIFGGGA
- a CDS encoding DUF5592 family protein, with protein sequence MRIYQIPNEITTELKINKALYLFDLFLIIGLIVFRMIALPFVHSSLVWPFTGFLVLFGLFLIIRPTTNPQKRMNQAILYAMVRKKDTYSAIDYEEEE